The Eriocheir sinensis breed Jianghai 21 unplaced genomic scaffold, ASM2467909v1 Scaffold1886, whole genome shotgun sequence DNA window TCACGAGAACACATTTGAGAGGACGCGCGCCaggaaaattcaaaacatacgacgCGAAAATTCATGAATATAAGCGGTCACAGCGTCACGGGATCGCAGAGGCTTGATTAAATAAGCGATTGGAGCGGTTTAAGGgtcaagtaacgtgaacgggctcagtcccatttcatacgtgaccgatgcgtcctcgccatcttaagtaacgtgaacgggctcagtcccagttcatacgtgaccgatgcgtcctcgtcatcttaagtaacgtgaacgggctcagtcccaattcagacgtgaccgatgcgtcttcgtcatcttcagtaacgtgaacgggctcagtcccaattcagacgtgaccgacgcgtcctcgtcatcttaagtaacgtgaacggactcagtcccaattcagacgtgaccgacgcgtcctcgtcatcttaagtaacgtgaacgggctcagtcccaattcagacgtgaccgacgcgtctgtggaaaatatatatatagccacTTATTGGGGTAAACCCTCTGAAATCCCCTCACCTTCGTAGGTGTGGCTCACAGTTAAATGCTGGGTTTATAAAAAGGTGTTCAGGTTTCTACTCACATAAAAGGGAGATGGATTCCAGTTATTTGAATGTTGTCCTCGTACCCTAAACAAACCACTGAAAAGGGCGACACGTAATGATTTAGTGAATTGTtgtgaaagttaatttattttagcaTGACAACCTCAGGTGATTCTGAACTATTGATATAATTTACCTGAGGTTTGTTGTTTTCATGCTCCGTAACGACACCGCTTATTCGTGGTGCCGAACACTTTACTGCCCTTCTGTCGCGTGGACGTTATGACGCACCACACGTACAGTACTGCTTCATACGCAACGTCTCCGATTCTCGTGAGTCGTgcgtatttctttcccctcctaacaCCTCACCTATTTGGCCAAATTAGGATTAATGCTAGAAAGGTACTTAGCTGTAACCATCAGGGTGTTAATGACAGGCAGCAGTATTGTTGATCGACGAATCCTAGTTGTTAGTAGTATAGTAGTCCGGGCGTCGTGTCTGCTCGCCGTATCTGGTAAGGCTGGTGATGCGGGAGCAGTATTGTAGTTTGACGTATCCCGGCAGTAAGTAGTAGAAATCCAGGGCGTCGACTGCTTGCCGTGTCTAAGTAAATATCGAGCCCGACGGTGGATCACAACCAGCGCCGACCCGTCTTCTTTCAATAGCTATAAGCTGCTGCCTCTGACAGGCTCGCTTCCTCTCTCGCTGCCTTCCCTCGCACTCTGAAGCGCTATTCGAAGCAGCTCTTTGAAGCATCGTTTTATTTAAGTTAGTTTGCTGgttaacttattttttatttgttacttgtgtaatatagtcctctcctcgtaagtaggagtagcatttttgttgttgttgttagctgtgcaatctagtcctctcctcgtaagtaggagtagcatttttgttgttgttgttagctgtgcaatctagtcctctcctcgtaagtaggagtagcatttttcttataattactccccccatttttttgtagttttatttttttcttattccctgtCAAATAAATTTTTGACATCCTCCCCGCGAAGGAAATATTTTAACCCATTGTCATGTACAGTAATTTTACAATATTTACATTAATCCATTCTCATTACTGAGGTGTCTGATGGCCTGTTGAGCTTTAGTAAAGGCCTCACGCCTCGCTTTATATTGCACCTCACTCGTCTCAGTCGCTTCAGGATCACAGTGTAACTCTAAGGGAATGAGTTTGTTAATGGTCTTTAAACCTTTTGTTCCTTTAGAAATCACCTCCACTACTCTTGTGATGCCAGACTTGTCAGGATGCTTGGCTGTAATTCTTCCTAGAGGCCAAGAATCTCTGTTTCCTTCAGTTTCAACGATCACTATATCGCCCACGTTTAAGGTGTCTTTATCACTCGGTGGTTGGGCTCCATAGAACCTTTCGCGTAATGACATTAGGTATTCTTTCTTCCACACCCTTTCCCAGTGTTTAATTCTCTCACAAATAAATGTGTATCTGTTATGCAATTCATCCACGCTGAGGTAGTCTGGGTCCGTGGATTTATCTTCTATATCAACAGGCATAGGCTGTAAACGTCTCCCATATATCAAATGTGCAGGGGTCAAGGGTTGCGGATGACTGACGTCATCATCTATGTAGGTTAATGGGCGGTTGTTTATCCGCATTTCTACTTCTGTCAAGATGGTTCGTAATTCATCCTCAGAAATTTTCCTTTTGAAAAGAACTTTCCTAATGCAGCTCTTTACTACACCAATTAGCCGTTCATAAAATCCTCCCATCCATGGGGCTCGGGGGGGTATAAACCTCCATTCAATCAGATGTTTATTCAGGTGAGCTTTAACAAGTGGCTCTTCATGTAAATTTTGTAGGAATTTTTCTGCCCCTTTGAAGTTACTGGCGTTGTCGGATATTATTACTTTAGGAGAGGATCGCCGCGCAATGAACCTTCTTAACAAATTGATAAATGTTTGCGCTGTTAAGTCCTTTGCTAATTCCAAGTGAACAGCACGTGTAGTGGCACACGTGAACAAGCAAATGTAATACTTATCAAACCCATTGTTCGTAGGGTTACTGATAGTTATACTTCCCGTGTAGTCTATCCCAACCGTATGAAAAGGTTCTGCATGAATTACCCTTTCTTTAGGTAATGCAGGGGGACCTGGTAGCTTCATCTTTCTTCCGTTCATGATTCGACACACAAGGCATTTGCTGATCTCATTTTTTACTATCTGTCTTCCTTTTGGTATCCAGTACTGTTCCCGCACTAAACTCAGATTCTCGGCTACCCCTCCATGCAATGTTTGTTCATGCGCTCTTCTCACAATAAGTGAGGTAAGCCAAGATCGACGAGGAAGTAATATGGGAAATTTTGCCGGAATTCCTATATCACTGTTTGATAGTCTGCCTCTACAGTGAATCAGTTTAGTGTTTGAGTCCATATACAAACCAAGGCTTCTTACTAAACTTAGTTTTCCTTTAGTGAAGTAATTCTTAGAAGTGAGATATTCGTATTCTTCTTGATAATGATACTGTTGTATGCCTTGCAACCAGTATGTCATTGCACTCGGTAGTTGCACCGAAGGCTTAACTGCCTTGATGAATTTGAAGACATTATTGGTTACATTAATAATCTTTGTAAGAGAAGACATATCTGAAGCCTTGAATATGGGGTCACAAGTAACTGCCTCTACTACGGTGTTTACGCTAACCACGTTTTCTTTCTGTGCTGGCCACTTGTCTGGACGGTCTATCCAAAAGGGCCCATGCATCCAGAGCGTTTCCTTTAATAAATTATCCAGGGATGTTCCTCTTGACAGAAGATCCGCCGGGTTGCTGCTGGATGGTACGCAGTTAAAGTTGAAGTTAGAAGCGAGTTCTCTTATACTCGCTACTCTGTTTTTGACATAAACtatattgctgttattgttttttatccATTGAAGAGCAGCTTCATTATCCGACCATATGAAGACATTTTCTATGTTCAAAGTCTTAAGAGTGTTTGTAACATACTTTGCTAGTTGCGTTCCCACTTGTATAGCTGTTAGTTCCAATTGTGGGAGTGAGCGAACTTTCATTGGTGTTACTCTAGCTTTGGCAGTTAATATGTTGCTCTTGTCGTCTGACACAAGGTAGGCTACTGCTCCATACGCCTTCGCTGAGGCATCACAAAATACGTGAAGCGTACATGACTTATTATCTTGCCCTATATTTCGGGGGAAAAGGATGGCATCTGCTTTCAAGAAATCAGCTTTTAATTTCAGCCATTCCTCTGtaaaggagggaggcaaaggctCGTCCCAACCACGCTTCATTTGCCAGGCTTCTTTTACTAGTAATTTTCCCCTGATGGTAATTGGTGCTAGTAACCCAAGCGGGTCAAATACTGAAGATATCAGAGACAATAATTTCCTCTTGCTAAGGGAACTGTGGTCCACAAGAGCAGGTGGTTTGATACTTAGCTCGTCATTCTGAACATCCCAGTACAGACCCAATACGCTAGTAGAAGAAGGAACTGTATAATCTTCAAAATCCTCCGCAATTCTACTATTAAGGGCCGCATTATTAGAGACCCACACCCTCAGGGGAAGATTAGCCCTGGCTAATTCCATGTTTGCATTTTCGTAGACATCAAATAGTCGTTGTTGGCAATCAACTGTCCCTTGAAAGTTGTCCACGTAGAGGTTCTGGCTTATTAGAGTTTTGTAAATATTGTCAGAGTTCCTTAGATGGTAATCTATGGTAGCTTGCAAGAGGAATGGACTACATGTTGCTCCAAATAACACCGACTTGAACCGATATGTAACTGGAGGAAAACTAAGATTCTGCGGATTTTCATACCACAGAAACCTTGTGAAATCTCTATCACACTCTTGTAATCCTACTCTCAGAAAGGCTTTACTTATATCTGCACTGAATGCGTACTTGTTAGTTCTGAATCTTAGCAATACGTCGCTTAGTTTTTCAGTTAAGGAGGGTCCTTTCATTAGGCAGTCGTTTAGAGACGGTTGGCCGCTCCTCTTGGCACTGCAGTTGAATACAATACGCAAGGGAGTTGTAGCACTATCTTTCTTAATCCCGTGATGAGGGAGATAGTGGCACTGATCTGTCGGAGATGCTGCTGGAACTATCTCAATGAAATCATTCTCTAATTGAGTCTGAATCAGATCATGATAAACTTCAACTTCATTTCGTGCCGCCAGGGTATTTGCTAAACTCTTCAGCTGTCCTAACGCCATAGAAAAATTGCTGGGAAGTTTAGGGCAATTCAATTTCCATGGCAGCCTGACGAAGTACTTATTTCCTTTGAACTGTACAGAATCTAGATAATCTTGGTATGCCAAACAGTCATCTGGTGGAGGTTTCTGGGTATCAATTCCTATGGTGTCTAAATCCCACAGTTTATGGATTTCCACCTCAGTTTCTTCCATCAGCTGTTTGATCTCCGTAGGATCTGGTTGGATACACAATCTGGCCACCAGTGCATTCTGTGAATTTTCTGAAGATTCAGTTTCGTTATTAGGAATCTGTCCATATATTAAATACCCTCCAGGGCTTCCACTCAGTCGAGTTTGAGAGTAAGTTGCGAGACCTGTGATAAATTCTCCGTAGAAGTCTCCACCTATGACAAGTTCTATTCCATCTATTACATCACTAGTCAAATGTTTGTCCGCAAGTTCAAGCCCAGCCTCCTTCAACATCTTTGCAACTCTGGTTAGTCCTGGCACACTGATTTTTTCTGGGAGCCGCTCAACTACTACGGCAGTTATTCTTTTAAGCCTGTTACCAAGACGAACAACCGGGCGTACCAAGTTATACTCTTCATAATCCTTTGAATGTAAAAACCCAGACATAGCCAGTCTAACTTTCCCACTTATCTTCAACTGTAGCTTCTTAACCAAGTCTTCTTTGATAAAAGTACACTGAGATCCTTGGTCAAAGAACGCTCTGGTATATAGTTTTTGTTTGCTATGTTCATTGCGAACTTCTATGGTTGCTGTGGGAAGTGCTGTTGATCTAGACTTCACTTTGCCTTTAACTGACATGACAGCTTGCTGTGTGGTTTGTGGACGTTCTTCTTGAACACTACTACTCCTGCCTTTAACCTTGGAAACACACAGTGCGGTATGATGTTTACCTTTATGACATCTTTTGCAGTCTAGTAACACCATATTGCAATTGTCTGCATTGTGTTGTGTACTAACACATCTACTGCATCGGTTTAATTCCATCAAGCGAGATTGTCTCATTCACTTGTATAGTGTCGACCGCTgcagtacatacatacacattttcCTTTGTTCTGAAGGTTTACCTTTGATTTAGGTTTAGCTTGATCAGTTCCTTTGTGATAGGAATACGTTCCAATATCAATTTTTGCATTTTGTTTCTCATTCGTTGAAGTATTATTATCCTTTGACTTCTTGCTCACCTGTCCATCTTCTATGTCCATGTGAGATACTAGATGCTTTAGGCCATCTGTCATCTCCTCTATAGAAAAATAGTTCTTACCATATTTTAGGTAGAGTTGATGAATAGCTGCTTTAGGAAGCTTACGTTGGAACATGAAGGCTATTATCCACTCGCAGTCCGAGTAGTCTGTTTTGTCTTTCAGTGCCCTTGTTAAGTTTATTAAAGATATTCTAAAGGACTCAAGATCATTCCTGCTGTTAGTAGGAGATGCAAGATCTAGAATTTTACTCAAGATGCCTCTTTTAATCCTTTCCCCATCTCCATAAACTTCCTTTAAAGCATCAACAGCGTGCTGGTAGTTAACATCAAGAGATGGAATATTCTTAATTAAGTCTAGTGCACTGCCTTTTAATTGAGACTTTAAATACTGTAATTTGGTTACTGGCTCTAAGTCACTTCGTTTCCCGATTTGGGCCTGAAACTGATCAAAAAAGGATTCTTATTCAGTGTAGTCGCCTGAAAACGTTGGCAATTTAATTATGGGCAGCTTTGGTATTGCCATAGTGCCTACTCTGGGAGCTTCATTCTTTGGGTTCTCACCAAGGTTTCGTAAGCGAGATTTAAATTTCGCCAAATTGTCTTGATAGTTCTCCCAAACTGTATAGTATTCTTCTTGCTCCGAACTCGTGTCAGATCCCACATCAGAAGCTATCATTGTTGCTTCTAAACTCATGTAAGCTTCTTCATACCCAGGCCACTTTCTCTCGAGGAAAGAAATTGATGTTTccaatttatctatatctatagtTTCACTTGAGATAATCGAATTGCAGTTGTTGATGGCTCTTGTTATGTGGCCTTTAAAGGCTTGCAAGGATCTTTTACACTGTTCGATAGAAGTCATTGTTGTTATATTAAATCTAAGTTGCTTTATTAAGGTGGTGCTCAACACAGTTCCTGAATTTTGAAGCAATGTAGAATTTTGTTAGTGGCTCAAAGTGCACACCATCAGCTGTGTGTCCTGTTGCAAAGGGTTTCGCTCCCAAGTTGATGGTTCGAATGTTCTTGTTCTTTAAACTTTTCCACAAACCTTTATTAATTGCCTTTGAAACCTTATTATAAGTTGTAGGACTAACTCCAAATCTATTACCATTACTGTAATGTCGAGGCTCCAGTAATGTGACAGCCACTCGTTTATTAAGTTGTTGAAGGTGGTCAGTGATTCGAAGTATCTCATTAATTAGTTCCCGAGGACTGCAGCCATCATAAACGTCATTGCCGCCCAAGAACAGAATGGCTAAGTCGTGTTCATCTTCCCGCATTACATGGAATCGTGAATGCTCCCAAAAATCTTTAAGTTTTCCGCCATTTACTTTACAGATTT harbors:
- the LOC126990672 gene encoding uncharacterized protein LOC126990672; translation: MELARANLPLRVWVSNNAALNSRIAEDFEDYTVPSSTSVLGLYWDVQNDELSIKPPALVDHSSLSKRKLLSLISSVFDPLGLLAPITIRGKLLVKEAWQMKRGWDEPLPPSFTEEWLKLKADFLKADAILFPRNIGQDNKSCTLHVFCDASAKAYGAVAYLVSDDKSNILTAKARVTPMKVRSLPQLELTAIQVGTQLAKYVTNTLKTLNIENVFIWSDNEAALQWIKNNNSNIVYVKNRVASIRELASNFNFNCVPSSSNPADLLSRGTSLDNLLKETLWMHGPFWIDRPDKWPAQKENVVSVNTVVEAVTCDPIFKASDMSSLTKIINVTNNVFKFIKAVKPSVQLPSAMTYWLQGIQQYHYQEEYEYLTSKNYFTKGKLSLVRSLGLYMDSNTKLIHCRGRLSNSDIGIPAKFPILLPRRSWLTSLIVRRAHEQTLHGGVAENLSLVREQYWIPKGRQIVKNEISKCLVCRIMNGRKMKLPGPPALPKERVIHAEPFHTVGIDYTGSITISNPTNNGFDKYYICLFTCATTRAVHLELAKDLTAQTFINLLRRFIARRSSPKVIISDNASNFKGAEKFLQNLHEEPLVKAHLNKHLIEWRFIPPRAPWMGGFYERLIGVVKSCIRKVLFKRKISEDELRTILTEVEMRINNRPLTYIDDDVSHPQPLTPAHLIYGRRLQPMPVDIEDKSTDPDYLSVDELHNRYTFICERIKHWERVWKKEYLMSLRERFYGAQPPSDKDTLNVGDIVIVETEGNRDSWPLGRITAKHPDKSGITRVVEVISKGTKGLKTINKLIPLELHCDPEATETSEVQYKARREAFTKAQQAIRHLSNENGLM